The nucleotide window TACTCCAACGCCGGTAGTGGGCTGGAATGGGCCTTAATAACCGGTAGTGGTACATGTTCAATTACTTAGTGACGTTCTTATAATTCGTCACGAAGAATCCGTCATGGATTAAAGGATTTCTTGTAGTGTCAGCTCCCCATGTATTTACGATTTTATGATAGTAAGCtgcacgtttttttttttttgtagcatTCATATAGGAGTGATATGCATGGTGATACAATATTATCTGCCGCGATTGGCGGGAAACTAATCAAGATATAATGGTCGGGCCGGTCGTTATTTCCAAAGTCATCGGTGACCTTTCCACACGACATGTTGTGTGTTGTACACTTGTACTGTGCTGTGGGAATTCTACGTGCAAGCATCCTATTTCTTCGTACCAGACGTTTCAACCTTCAATGCGCCGTAGAAGTTTGACGAAATACGTATATCTGTGAAATATCCTAATGATTAACAATCTTCTGGAACCCTAGCTAATCTTGCACGCGTGAAGAAACGGATTGGTCATGGCCAGGCCGGCCGAAAGCAGATGAAGTAAACCTAATTCTCCAGAGTGCCATGCCTGGCCCTTTTTGTAGCTGCTGCTCCCAAAGTCTACTAAACGTAAGCCAAGTTTATCCAAATTTATCCCGCTGATCGACGATCCTATCGGATGTCCTGTCCCATGCCGTGGAAATTCTTGCCCCTCTTGGAATTACTTTAGCTCTTGTAGGCGCCACCATTGACCCTGACCGTGACCATGCCAAGTATTCAGCAAATTAACAGTCACCATTTGTTTTACTAGTATATGTCATCTTGCCTTGGACAAGTCACCAAATTGATCAGTATAAATACCGAGGCCAGTCGCCACATCTCATGCACCGATCCATCATCGATCACAAGTTCACAACAGCCATCTGCTCATTCATATAACTTCGTCAGCAACGCAACAGCAGCAGAAATGGCTGTCCTCGTCAATGAAGCCGCTAGCATGCCTCGTAGCAGCTCTGGCCCTGGCAGCCATCGTCAGTCCATCCGCGGCGCAGAACTCGCCGCAGGACTACGTGGACCCGCACAACGCGGCGCGCGCGGACGTGGGCGTCGGCCCGGTGTCCTGGGACGACACGGTGGCCGCGTACGCGCAGAGCTACGCGGCGCAGCGGCAGGGCGACTGCCAGCTGGTCCACTCCGGCGGGCCGTACGGCGAGAACATCTTCTGGGGCTCCGCCGGCGCCGACTGGTCGGCGTCCGACGCTGTGGGGTCGTGGGTGTCCGAGAAGCAGTACTACGACCACGACACCAACAGCTGCGCGGACGGGCAGGTGTGCGGGCACTACACGCAGGTGGTGTGGCGCGACTCCACGGCCATCGGCTGCGCCCGCGTCGTCTGCGACAACAATGCCGGCGTCTTCATCACCTGCAATTACAACCCGCCGGGCAACTTCGTCGGCCAGAGCCCATACTAGACGTAGTGTGCCGCTGCCGCATATATGAATGAACACATGCAAGTATACCGGGGTCGGAGGGAAAATAAATTGTTGTCAACTATATACCATACTATGAATGTTGATAAACATAATAAGTCAATAAAATCATGTGATTGGTGAGGCATATATTTTTATTCTTATTTTGATCGCTACTGCAGAAATGATTTTCAAGAACATGATCATTTTTTACACTATACCACAACCAATCTGCAGCGTTGGACAACAGTTCATAGCTATGGACTCTTAGCTAGTAAAAAGTTTCATATTCTCAAACCATTGGTCACTAAAAGTTATACCAGATCATTGGTCGGTATAAGTATCAGCTTCTTCCAAGTAACTCTTGTTGGTCGGTATAGATTTATACCAACGCCACTTACCGCGACCGTTACATCGGTCAGTATAATTTTATAGCGACCGATTTTCAGTCACTATAACGACTTATAGCAACTCTTTTGTAGTCTATAGATTGGCTGTGGTATAGACGTGTAATGTGGAACAAGGTTGCTGGTAATACAGCTGCCTTTGTAGAGCCCGTTGTTACAAAACCATCAAAATTTGGCATCTTAACTATTGAAGTAGTTTAATTTTGACCCTAGAGCCATCCAAAAACCGCTCAAAAGCTGTCTCGAGGTCAAAATTGAATGGTTGTGGTAGTTAAGGTGCCAAAGTTAGATGAAGGCAAGAGTTGAGCGACAAAAATAGACTTAATCTAgtagttttttatatatatttagattTACTTATTGATAAATATTTATATGTATTCTAATATTTATCTACACATTATTGTATTTTTATCATAAAAAGAAATTTTAAAATTATCATAAATAATACTTTGGTACCACATTTTTTTCTAACAATATGGTCTATCTCATCGATATCTACAATTTTGATTTGGGTTATTTCTCCATTCGAATTCATTCAAGCAAttaaaaaattgaatttcaaaataaaAGAACTTCAAAAAGAATTTTAGGATCGTAAATGATTTCAGTTCGTTCGAACAATTTAAAAAACTAAATctcaaaatatgagaacttcaaacataATTTTGGAAGCGTAAATAATTTCAAAAGAAAAGGTAGGAAACTATGTATATCTCATCGAGATCGACAAGTTTGTTTgagaattttgaattttaaaatatgagaacttcaaacataTAGACTATATTTGAAATAAATTTGGATTCATATTGAGAATAAAAAAATCCCAATATATAAAGATCCGATAAAGTGTAGATAAATATTTTAATAGTTATAAATATTTATCAATAAGTAaatctaaatatataaaaaaatctaTAAATATCTAAAAGAACTAAAGTACTTGCTTA belongs to Miscanthus floridulus cultivar M001 chromosome 4, ASM1932011v1, whole genome shotgun sequence and includes:
- the LOC136549347 gene encoding pathogenesis-related protein 1-like; translated protein: MKPLACLVAALALAAIVSPSAAQNSPQDYVDPHNAARADVGVGPVSWDDTVAAYAQSYAAQRQGDCQLVHSGGPYGENIFWGSAGADWSASDAVGSWVSEKQYYDHDTNSCADGQVCGHYTQVVWRDSTAIGCARVVCDNNAGVFITCNYNPPGNFVGQSPY